The genomic interval AGGAATTAAAATTACAACGGTTTATTATGGTGGAGGGACGCCTACAAGTATATCAGCAGAAGAAATGGATATGCTTTACGAGGAAATGGTAGAATCTTTTCCAGATGTAGAAAATATCAGAGAAATAACGGTTGAAGCAGGAAGACCTGATACGATAACGAAGGAAAAGCTTGATGTCTTAAACAAATGGAAAATTGACCGTATAAGCATTAACCCGCAATCGTATATCCAAGAGACATTGAAAGCAATCGGGCGTCATCATACAGTTGAAGAAACAATAGAAAAGTTTCACTTGGCAAGAAGCATGGGTATGAATAATGTCAATATGGATTTAATTATTGGCTTACCTGGCGAAGGTGTGGAAGAATTTGATTACTCACTATCGGAATCTGCTAAGCTTATGCCAGAATCATTGACTGTTCATACATTATCTTTTAAACGTGCATCAGAAATGACGAAAAATAAACATAAATATAAAGTAGCTAGTCGTGAGGAAATAAGTACGATGATGGATCATGCTGTGGAATGGACGAATGAACATGGCTATGCACCATACTATTTATATCGTCAAAAAAATATTCTTGGAAACTTAGAAAACGTTGGGTATGCATTAAAAGGGCAAGATAGTATCTATAATATTATGATCATGGAGGAGCAACAAACAATTATCGGCATCGGCTGTGGTGCAGCAAGTAAATTTGTTGACCCTGTAACAAGGAAAATTATACATTTCGCGAATCCAAAAGATCCTAAATCATATAATGATGGATTTGAGCATTATACGGAAGAAAAAATCAAGATATTAGAAGAATTGTTTAAGAGGTAACTATTTATATTTAGTAAGTAGTTCAAATACGTGAAAAAACATAAAAAACAAGTGTAAAACTGCAAGGGGTTTAACACTTGTTTTTTTAGGTTAAATTAGTAGTTTTTCATTTGCACTCAGATTTTACGAAGAGAGAAATTTTCAAGAGGTGACAAATGAGGTTCTCAATCCGTCCTTATGAGAAACTTAAAATACAAATAATAAAAAATAGGGCTTATGTCCATTTCAGAGTAGGTAAAGTCTCGCTTTATTATATAGGCTCTTTTCTAAAAGATTGTTGTTTTTAAGTAGTTTTTTAAGCAAAAAACTATTTAAGGTTGATTGGAGCGGAAAGCGAGCATCTCTCGCTGCAATCAACCACTCCGCACTACTAAGTAAATAGCAACAAAGTTTGCTAAAACAGCCATTATATAAAAATTGTAAGTACTCGTTCACTATACGGATTAATAGTCTCCGATTTGGGTAAGAGTTAGAATATGAAAGATTTTATTTGATCTTTAGAGAGGAGTTATACATGATGACAGAATTAAACGGTAAAGTAATTATTGTAACTGGTGGTGCAAGCGGTATTGGAAAAGAAACGGTCAAGCAGTTAACGGCGAAGGGTGCTTCAGTCGTTGTTGCTGATTTTAATGAAGATGGAGCAAAGGAAGTAGTTGCGGAAGTTGAAGCTAATTCTGGTATTGCTGCTTCTTATAAGATCGATGTATCTAAGGGAGAAGAAGTGAAAGCTCTAATTGACTGGACGGTTGAGAAATACGGGACGTTTAACGGAATCTTTAACAATGCTGGCATAGGTCTAGTAAAGCCTTTCTTAGAAATGGACCCAGAGTCATATCATCGTGTAATCGATGTTGACCAACATAGTGTATATTATGGAATGTACTACGGAGCGAAAAAGATGGTTGAATTAGATGTAAAGGGTACCATCGTAAATACAGCATCTATTTATGGAACTGCCGCTGCAATTGGAAGCTTTAATTATAATGCAGCGAAAGCCGCTGTTGTCATGATGTCTAAATCAGGTGCATTAGAATTAGCCCATTATGGTATTCGCGTTGTCGGTGTAGCACCAGGGTTTATTGATACTCCGATACTTGGAAATAATGAAGAGATGAAAAATATGCTGGCAGCCCAGCATATGCGTGGAAAGCTTATTAAACCTGAGAAAGTCGCAAGTGTCGTAGTGTTTTTATTTAGTGAAGGTGCTAGTGCAATTAATGGGCAAACAATACCTGTTGATGATGGCTTCCTAAGTTTCAAAGTTAAATAATGTATTGACTTTGTATATGAATGTTACGTGTCATAAAGATAAAAAAGCGCCCATATTCTTGGGCGTTATTTTATCTTTATTTGAATTATAAAGGAAATGTTATTGTAAAAGTAGTACCTTTTCCTTTTTCACTTTCTACATCGATGTGGCCCCTATGTTTATGGATTGTACTATAAACCATAAGCATACCAAGACCAGTTCCTTGTTTTTTTGTTGAATAATATGGCTTACCTAGAAGTGAGATATCTTCTTCTGTCATACCGACACCAGTATCTTTAATCTTAATGATTATTTTTTTCTTTTGCTCGGAAACATCAATGTAAAGGATACCGCCATCCTCTTTCATCGCTTCAATTCCATTTTTAAATAGATTGATTAAGCATTGTTGAATCTGATTTTTATCGATTTTTTTCATCAACGTATTTTGAAAGGTGAGTTGTATATCAACTTTATGCATGTGTGCGTAAGGCAATAAAATGTTGCGTGTATAATCTGTTTCATCTTTAAAATTTGAGTTCAGCATGTTTTCACATTGAGGCTTTGAAAATGCAAGGAAATCACTCACAATTTTTTCTGCTCGGTTTAATTCTAGCAATGAATACTCGATATAGCTTTTCTCTGATGGCGAAATCGTTTCTGATCGTTTTAATAACTGCAGAAAACCGTTAGTCACAGTAAGGGGATTTCTTATTTCATGGGCAACACTTGCCGTTAACTCGCTGATTACATGTAATCTTTCTGAGTGCAGGTATGCTTCCCTTGTTTCCATATTCGAGATAACTCTCTCAATTAAGATCATTAGGATTAACATCATCACGACATGTGTTGTTAGCGCATAAAAAGACAATGTCCAAAATTCTTGATTTAATGATGTTTGTAAACTTAATGTGACAAGATAGAACATCATAGTGCAAAAAGAGATGAGTACTGCACGGGAAATTCTAGCTCGTGATTGTAATTGAACATATTTTCTACTACTTATATAAACTAGCACAAAAATGAAGGTCGAAAACAGAAACGATGGAATAAAACCGTCTCCTCCAATAATAAAGCGATAGATGTTGAGAATAAGATAAAGGATAAAAGCATTTTTGTAACCTCCAAAAAGAGCCACAATGATAAAGGGAATATACCGTAAATCAAAAATAAACCCGCTATCTAAGTAAATAGGATAGGTCATACATAAGATCATCGAAACGGATGAGAGGGAGAGCATGATGGGTTTATTATAATATTTAATTCTATCTTCGAAGAATAACAGAAAGATTAGGACGGGAATAAGTAAAAAAAGGAAATTTACTAATAATGTTTCTATCAAAATGGAACTTCCTTCCGTAGCGATTTAGCTTTTTATTTCCCATAGTACTATATTTATCTCGTTTGGGGTATTCTATTTTTCTTATATAATTCAGAAAAAATTTTCCTTTTTATCATTTAGTTAAGTGAATGACTAGAAGCTTTGTTTCATATATAAAAAGAAGGAATTATATAACACTTTTCCGAATTAATATTTTTATAGAATAATAAGGGGTGAAGATGAATGCAATATAAAACGGTTGAATTAGTTATCGAGGGGAAGACAGCTACTTTATTTTTAAACAGAGCAGAATCAATGAATGCAATGAATATAAAAATGATAGATGAGATTACAAAAGCTCTAAAAGAGGTTGCTGCTTCCAGTGTAAATCTATTGTTTATAACAGGAAAAGGCAGGGTGTTCTCTTCAGGCGGAGACTTAAAGACAATGCTATCAAGCACAGATGAATCGATGTTCCACCCTGTTATGGATCAAATAAAAAATATGATTGTAACCCTTTATACAATGAAAGCTGTAACGGTTAGTTTTATTAATGGAGCAGCTGCTGGTTTAGGACTAAGCCTTGCATTAGCATGTGATTATGTAAAACTTGAAAAAAGTGCGAAGGTAGCAATGAATTTCATTAACATTGGTCTTGTTCCTGATGGAGGAGGTCACTTTTTCTTAAAGAAAAGACTCGGAGAACATAAAGCCAAACAAATCATTTGGGAAGGAAAATCGATACCTGCAAACGACGCATTACAGCTAGGGATTGTTGATGAGATATATGAGGGAGATATTGAAGAACAATTGACTTTTATGAAAACTAAAATGGAAGCGCGCCCTATACAGGCGATGATTGCTTCAAAAATGATTTATAGTACCCAAGAATTGCAGCATTTAGTAGAAACACTTAATTTAGAAACAATGAATCAGCTAGAAATGAGAAATACTGAGGATCATCGTGAAGGAGTCGCCGCCTTTTTAGAGAAGCGGATCCCACATTTTAGTGGGAAATAAGAAAAGCGGAAGCGCCTTGGTTAGCCCCGACAGGCATAAGGCGCGCATGGATAGAAGGTGTACTTTGCCTTCAATTATGAGTGACTTATGACCCCGAGGGGCTAGGCGCTGGAGCTAGACAAGTAAAGCGGAAGCGCCTTGGTTAGCCCTGACAGGCATAAGGCGCGCATGCTAGATGATAGATAAAGAAAGGGCTGATTCGAATGGATCGGCCCTTTCCTAATCACCGTCCAAATAATACAAGTTTTCCAGCTGAAGACGTACATCGATGTGTTTTTTTAAATAAGTTTTTCTCTTTCAGTTTTCTCTCGCCAATTTCTTTTGCTTCCCTATCAGTTTGAGCTTCAAAGCTTTCATCTAAAAGTTTTTCTCCATTTTTGTCGAAAGCTGTTAAATAGTACATACACATTTACCACTACCCCCTTAATAGTTTATGTATATAAAATTCTTACTTATCCTGCTTTTTCCTTCATTTGTATGAAACCTTTTCATAGGGGATTCGTAATTCTAAAGTAGAGGAGGATGATCATGAGTTTAAAATTTGATGGTGTTACAAAACGATTTGGCCCACATACAGCGGTTGATCACTTATCGATATCCATTCCTGATCAAGAAATATTTGGATTTCTAGGAGCCAATGGTGCTGGAAAAACGACTACCTTTCGTATGATTTTAGGGTTGTTAAATCCATCCGATGGGTCAATAACATGGAACGGCAAGAAAATTACATATGATGAAAGTGATTTAATCGGTTATTTACCAGAGGAACGCGGTCTTTATCCAAAGCTTAAGGTAAAGGATCAGCTTATTTATTTAGGTAGATTAAAAGGGATGACAAAGCAAGCAGTTTTACATGAGATGGATTATTGGCTTGAAAGGTTTAAAGTACCTGAGTATGCAAATAAAAAGGTTGAGGAGCTATCAAAAGGGAATCAGCAAAAAATTCAATTTATCGCTGCTGTTATCCATAAGCCGAAGCTTCTTATTTTAGATGAACCATTTAGTGGACTTGATCCAGTAAATGTAGAGCTTTTAAAAAAAGCTGTTATTGATCTAAAAGAGTCAGGAACATCGATCGTATTTGCAAGTCATCGAATGGAGCATGTTGAAGAACTTTGTCAGCATTTATGCATTATGCATAAAGGAAAGCCTGTCTTGCATGGTTCACTTCGGGAGATAAAACGATCCTTTGGAAAGAAAAATGTATTTGTACTAGGTGATTTTGATATGAACTTTCTTGAAGATATACCAGGTGTGACAAAATTCAAGAAAACGACTG from Metabacillus sediminilitoris carries:
- a CDS encoding ABC transporter ATP-binding protein produces the protein MSLKFDGVTKRFGPHTAVDHLSISIPDQEIFGFLGANGAGKTTTFRMILGLLNPSDGSITWNGKKITYDESDLIGYLPEERGLYPKLKVKDQLIYLGRLKGMTKQAVLHEMDYWLERFKVPEYANKKVEELSKGNQQKIQFIAAVIHKPKLLILDEPFSGLDPVNVELLKKAVIDLKESGTSIVFASHRMEHVEELCQHLCIMHKGKPVLHGSLREIKRSFGKKNVFVLGDFDMNFLEDIPGVTKFKKTTEGAELQIQSEEVSSVIFQALQNKGFVRKFALEEPSLNDIFIAKVGASYE
- a CDS encoding ATP-binding protein, which codes for MIETLLVNFLFLLIPVLIFLLFFEDRIKYYNKPIMLSLSSVSMILCMTYPIYLDSGFIFDLRYIPFIIVALFGGYKNAFILYLILNIYRFIIGGDGFIPSFLFSTFIFVLVYISSRKYVQLQSRARISRAVLISFCTMMFYLVTLSLQTSLNQEFWTLSFYALTTHVVMMLILMILIERVISNMETREAYLHSERLHVISELTASVAHEIRNPLTVTNGFLQLLKRSETISPSEKSYIEYSLLELNRAEKIVSDFLAFSKPQCENMLNSNFKDETDYTRNILLPYAHMHKVDIQLTFQNTLMKKIDKNQIQQCLINLFKNGIEAMKEDGGILYIDVSEQKKKIIIKIKDTGVGMTEEDISLLGKPYYSTKKQGTGLGMLMVYSTIHKHRGHIDVESEKGKGTTFTITFPL
- a CDS encoding SDR family NAD(P)-dependent oxidoreductase, giving the protein MTELNGKVIIVTGGASGIGKETVKQLTAKGASVVVADFNEDGAKEVVAEVEANSGIAASYKIDVSKGEEVKALIDWTVEKYGTFNGIFNNAGIGLVKPFLEMDPESYHRVIDVDQHSVYYGMYYGAKKMVELDVKGTIVNTASIYGTAAAIGSFNYNAAKAAVVMMSKSGALELAHYGIRVVGVAPGFIDTPILGNNEEMKNMLAAQHMRGKLIKPEKVASVVVFLFSEGASAINGQTIPVDDGFLSFKVK
- a CDS encoding YhzD family protein — encoded protein: MCMYYLTAFDKNGEKLLDESFEAQTDREAKEIGERKLKEKNLFKKTHRCTSSAGKLVLFGR
- a CDS encoding enoyl-CoA hydratase, whose protein sequence is MQYKTVELVIEGKTATLFLNRAESMNAMNIKMIDEITKALKEVAASSVNLLFITGKGRVFSSGGDLKTMLSSTDESMFHPVMDQIKNMIVTLYTMKAVTVSFINGAAAGLGLSLALACDYVKLEKSAKVAMNFINIGLVPDGGGHFFLKKRLGEHKAKQIIWEGKSIPANDALQLGIVDEIYEGDIEEQLTFMKTKMEARPIQAMIASKMIYSTQELQHLVETLNLETMNQLEMRNTEDHREGVAAFLEKRIPHFSGK
- a CDS encoding coproporphyrinogen III oxidase, with amino-acid sequence MKIYIKGIDDERFHRPLRLIGNLFFEETELCFTEGDSTLEAEFLFEETNGSIWIKGYLRTEDGKEFTATREKQLQAHLEGKDRLRQVKNTLSYVYLTILQDYTGMIQKWGILTGVRPTKLYHKKRQEGMSELEIHRMFKEEYLLSDEKVQLMKQIVDRQLQVIPDLDSLSNEVSIYVGIPFCPTKCAYCTFPAYAINGRQGSVTSFLGGLHYEMKEIGHWLKEKGIKITTVYYGGGTPTSISAEEMDMLYEEMVESFPDVENIREITVEAGRPDTITKEKLDVLNKWKIDRISINPQSYIQETLKAIGRHHTVEETIEKFHLARSMGMNNVNMDLIIGLPGEGVEEFDYSLSESAKLMPESLTVHTLSFKRASEMTKNKHKYKVASREEISTMMDHAVEWTNEHGYAPYYLYRQKNILGNLENVGYALKGQDSIYNIMIMEEQQTIIGIGCGAASKFVDPVTRKIIHFANPKDPKSYNDGFEHYTEEKIKILEELFKR